The following proteins are co-located in the Actinomycetota bacterium genome:
- a CDS encoding aldo/keto reductase: MGRTDGVVEIPLRRLGSQAPTISVIGYGAWEAGSTEWGAAPPDAQVVQAMITAFETGVTWIDTAEIYGSGRSEELVAKAIKTWPDIKIFTKVASAPRGSGYRPGDVRRAAEASLRRLGRDVIDLYQLHWLDETDTRLEETWSAMAALVDAGLVRWIGVSNFTQAAMERCERIRHVDSLQPHLSMLWQERLPLLSFSSRNGTGVIAYGPLAFGLLTGTITRRTRFPQGDWRSGSRGLRAYDQLFAPHRLDRNLEVVERLKPIADRLGTSLAKLALAWVLHQPGVTGVIAGSRAPDHVRENASVGSVRLDPSVLAEIGSVLELRGELTHQ; the protein is encoded by the coding sequence ATGGGACGAACGGACGGCGTTGTTGAGATTCCCCTGCGCCGCCTGGGGTCGCAGGCGCCGACGATCTCGGTCATTGGGTACGGGGCATGGGAGGCCGGGTCCACCGAATGGGGAGCGGCTCCTCCAGACGCCCAAGTCGTTCAAGCGATGATCACCGCTTTCGAAACGGGCGTCACCTGGATCGACACGGCTGAGATCTATGGCTCCGGTCGCTCCGAGGAGTTGGTCGCGAAGGCAATAAAGACATGGCCCGACATCAAGATCTTCACGAAGGTTGCATCCGCGCCTCGTGGCTCGGGCTACCGACCTGGCGACGTTCGTCGCGCTGCAGAAGCGAGCCTGCGGCGGCTGGGCCGCGATGTGATCGATCTCTACCAGCTCCATTGGTTGGACGAGACGGACACACGGCTCGAGGAGACCTGGTCCGCGATGGCCGCTCTCGTCGATGCCGGACTCGTGCGGTGGATAGGGGTTTCAAATTTCACTCAGGCGGCCATGGAGCGCTGCGAGCGGATCCGCCACGTTGATTCGTTGCAACCTCATCTGTCGATGCTCTGGCAGGAACGTCTGCCGCTGCTGTCGTTCTCGAGTCGGAATGGGACTGGCGTGATCGCATATGGCCCACTCGCATTCGGCCTCCTGACGGGAACGATCACCCGCCGGACGCGCTTCCCTCAAGGCGATTGGCGATCGGGATCACGCGGCTTGCGCGCGTACGATCAACTCTTCGCGCCCCATAGGCTCGACCGCAACCTCGAGGTCGTCGAGCGACTGAAGCCCATCGCCGATCGGCTTGGCACATCGCTCGCGAAGCTCGCGCTCGCCTGGGTCCTTCATCAGCCCGGCGTCACGGGTGTGATCGCCGGTTCGCGTGCGCCCGACCACGTGAGAGAGAACGCGTCGGTTGGGTCCGTCAGGCTCGACCCGTCCGTTCTCGCGGAGATCGGATCTGTTCTGGAGCTGAGAGGCGAGCTGACTCACCAATGA
- a CDS encoding glycosyltransferase family 4 protein: MALVAGPDRFEDFYDKIGVSIEDFRTRLKSGWICNYVDALMSVGVRMVLVFLSSRVAEPRRFIHRGTGAPVWVLRDPYRHRLLLKVRGRWPKSPVPPSVVSYASTPVRALMQTLDRERCDAILCQEYESSRFDISVLTRPLHGRPVYATYQGTNATASHIEQPIRRYTVRRADGLIVAARSERERVKATYDVPDEQIAAIPNPIDVAAWKPIERSTARERLGIAENAAVVEWHGHAQVWRKGLDVLLDAWQIVCAERPHRELLLLLVGRGRNTAELRRRVEGNLRVRWIDRFVHDREELKTYLCAADVYTLPSRHEGFAIAPLEAMACGLPVVAADTSGVADLLPDGDASGGVVVPREDATALASALGRLLDDPARARKLGTRARRRVREEFSLEVVGRRLSDFVVAGGRT; this comes from the coding sequence GTGGCGCTGGTCGCCGGCCCGGACCGCTTCGAGGACTTCTACGACAAGATCGGCGTCTCGATCGAGGACTTCCGGACGCGGCTGAAGAGCGGGTGGATCTGCAACTACGTCGACGCCTTGATGTCGGTCGGCGTTCGGATGGTTCTCGTTTTCCTGTCGTCCCGTGTGGCCGAACCGCGGCGATTCATCCACCGGGGGACCGGTGCGCCGGTGTGGGTCCTCAGGGATCCATATCGCCATCGATTGTTGTTGAAGGTGCGCGGGCGCTGGCCGAAATCACCCGTACCGCCCTCCGTAGTCTCTTACGCATCCACACCTGTCCGGGCCCTCATGCAGACGCTCGATCGCGAGCGGTGCGACGCGATCCTGTGCCAGGAATATGAGTCGAGCAGGTTTGACATCAGCGTTCTGACTCGACCCCTGCACGGCCGTCCGGTGTATGCGACGTATCAGGGGACGAACGCAACTGCCAGCCACATCGAGCAACCGATCCGTCGATACACCGTTCGACGCGCCGACGGCCTGATCGTCGCGGCTCGTTCCGAGCGCGAACGGGTCAAGGCGACATACGACGTTCCTGACGAGCAGATCGCCGCCATCCCCAATCCAATAGACGTTGCGGCTTGGAAACCGATCGAACGGAGTACCGCACGCGAGCGCCTGGGGATCGCCGAGAACGCCGCGGTCGTCGAGTGGCACGGACACGCGCAGGTGTGGAGGAAGGGTCTCGACGTGCTCCTGGATGCGTGGCAGATCGTCTGCGCCGAACGTCCGCATCGCGAACTCCTCTTGCTCCTGGTGGGACGGGGACGGAACACCGCTGAACTCAGGCGGCGCGTGGAGGGCAACTTACGCGTCCGGTGGATCGACCGGTTCGTCCACGATCGCGAGGAGCTCAAGACGTACTTATGCGCCGCGGATGTCTACACGCTCCCGTCGCGGCACGAGGGCTTTGCGATTGCTCCACTCGAGGCCATGGCGTGTGGGTTGCCGGTCGTCGCCGCGGACACGTCAGGGGTAGCAGACCTGTTACCCGATGGCGACGCGTCCGGAGGTGTCGTCGTCCCGCGCGAGGATGCGACCGCTCTGGCGTCGGCGCTCGGACGCCTCCTCGACGATCCAGCACGCGCGCGCAAGCTCGGGACGCGAGCAAGACGGCGGGTCAGGGAGGAGTTCTCGCTCGAAGTCGTCGGGCGACGGCTCAGCGACTTCGTGGTCGCCGGCGGCCGCACGTGA
- a CDS encoding dTDP-4-dehydrorhamnose 3,5-epimerase family protein: MGARRGDIVIDGVRIIPLRQIVDERGKIMHMLKATDEHFIAFGEIYFSTAWPGAIKGWHVHRSMTVNNAVVSGRAKLVMYDLRESSPTRGELQEVFIGEDNYSLVQIPPGIANGYKAYGDKPVILANCATEPHDPEEIERIDPFTSDIPYDWSLRHG, encoded by the coding sequence ATGGGCGCGCGCAGAGGCGACATCGTGATCGATGGCGTGAGGATCATCCCGCTCCGGCAGATCGTCGACGAGCGCGGGAAGATCATGCACATGCTGAAGGCGACGGACGAGCACTTCATCGCGTTCGGGGAGATCTACTTCTCAACCGCGTGGCCCGGCGCGATCAAGGGCTGGCACGTGCATCGCTCGATGACGGTTAACAACGCCGTCGTCTCCGGCCGGGCGAAGCTCGTGATGTACGACCTGCGTGAGAGCTCGCCGACGAGAGGGGAGCTCCAGGAGGTGTTCATCGGCGAGGACAACTACTCTCTCGTCCAGATCCCCCCGGGTATTGCCAATGGATACAAGGCCTACGGCGACAAGCCCGTGATCCTCGCCAACTGCGCCACCGAGCCTCACGACCCCGAGGAGATCGAGCGGATCGACCCGTTCACTTCCGACATCCCCTATGACTGGTCGTTGCGCCATGGCTAG
- a CDS encoding GMC family oxidoreductase yields the protein MIVDGRTVTQDDVLRFDVCVIGAGPAGMLVASQLAGKGMRVSLLERGDDDSGRGRTHTARNAGIEYDVGQSRGFGLGGTANKWDLHTPWGDRLARFRELDEADFAPRDWVPHSGWPFRKSELRPFYDLAWSLLGCPPGFLDALCSHGTGPNPFQDHDGIVQQCLFVLASPLFAERLRADLAGSASATVLTNSTAVDIRCDASASHVSSVGVATQGSKGFSVDARVFILAAGGIENARMLLASRSRHSEGVGNGHGLVGRFFMEHPLFVSGVLHPKDFSAFDDPTSFDSHLHDDIVVRMSYALHEDVIRRERLLRSYFVFERFFLNARVRRIYASEFAARSLRAAANVRATLMGRARTSNFAEEIRRATLGSHHIARFGLDLTREKVLRRLNPRHRGPQVFRILAMAEQVPNPDSRVRLTSAKDEFGVPMARLDWRLTDQDVDSYERSQNQLAERLVAAGHESIDSIVNRTSLPNVLRGAHHHMGTTRMSDDPRRGVVDRNSLVHGVDNLYVTGASVFPTGGYANPTLTAMALALRVAHHCESSAVS from the coding sequence ATGATCGTCGACGGACGCACCGTGACGCAGGACGACGTGCTGCGGTTCGATGTCTGCGTCATTGGGGCAGGCCCCGCCGGCATGCTGGTCGCCAGCCAGCTGGCCGGTAAGGGGATGCGCGTGTCTCTCCTCGAACGCGGCGACGACGACAGCGGTCGTGGCCGGACGCACACTGCGCGTAATGCCGGAATCGAATATGACGTCGGGCAATCACGCGGATTCGGGCTGGGAGGAACGGCGAACAAGTGGGATCTCCACACCCCTTGGGGTGATCGATTGGCCCGATTCCGTGAGCTCGACGAGGCCGACTTCGCCCCGCGCGATTGGGTACCGCACAGCGGCTGGCCATTCCGCAAGTCCGAGCTGCGGCCGTTCTACGACCTCGCGTGGTCATTGTTGGGATGCCCGCCAGGATTCCTCGACGCTCTCTGCAGCCACGGAACGGGCCCGAACCCCTTCCAAGATCACGACGGGATCGTCCAGCAGTGTCTCTTTGTGCTCGCGTCGCCTCTTTTCGCCGAGCGGCTGAGAGCCGACCTCGCGGGGTCGGCAAGTGCGACGGTGCTCACGAACTCGACGGCGGTGGACATTCGTTGTGACGCGTCGGCGTCTCACGTTTCATCCGTGGGTGTGGCGACCCAGGGGTCCAAAGGGTTCTCCGTTGACGCCCGCGTCTTCATCCTCGCCGCTGGTGGCATCGAGAATGCGCGAATGCTCCTCGCGTCTCGGTCCCGACATAGTGAAGGTGTGGGCAACGGGCATGGTCTGGTGGGTCGATTCTTCATGGAGCATCCACTCTTCGTGTCTGGCGTACTGCATCCCAAGGATTTCAGCGCGTTCGACGATCCCACGAGCTTTGACTCGCACCTACACGACGACATTGTTGTACGCATGAGCTACGCCCTCCATGAGGACGTGATCCGTCGGGAGCGACTGTTGCGATCGTACTTCGTCTTCGAGCGCTTCTTTCTCAACGCCCGCGTTCGCAGAATCTACGCGAGCGAATTTGCCGCGCGATCGCTTCGGGCGGCGGCGAACGTCCGTGCGACGTTGATGGGGCGAGCGAGAACGTCCAACTTCGCCGAAGAGATCCGACGCGCAACCTTGGGCTCCCACCATATCGCCAGATTCGGGCTCGACTTGACCCGCGAGAAGGTTCTCCGACGTCTGAACCCCCGCCATCGAGGTCCACAGGTCTTCCGCATCCTCGCGATGGCCGAGCAGGTGCCGAATCCCGACAGCCGAGTACGTCTGACATCCGCCAAAGACGAGTTTGGTGTGCCGATGGCTCGACTGGATTGGCGACTGACCGACCAGGACGTCGATAGCTATGAGCGGTCCCAGAACCAACTCGCGGAGCGGCTTGTCGCGGCCGGACACGAATCCATCGACTCAATCGTGAATCGGACGTCTCTTCCGAACGTGCTGAGAGGTGCACATCACCACATGGGTACGACCCGGATGTCGGACGATCCTCGCCGCGGAGTGGTGGACCGCAACTCCCTCGTCCATGGGGTCGACAACCTGTACGTCACAGGGGCATCGGTCTTTCCGACCGGGGGCTACGCCAATCCGACCCTCACCGCGATGGCACTTGCTCTACGGGTGGCTCATCATTGCGAATCCTCCGCAGTGAGCTGA
- a CDS encoding GHMP kinase → MTRTPLRVSFAGGGSDLPAFYEREFGAVFSTAISSYVWVTIKPHSELFFEPIRLNYSKSEEVQSIEEIENDIARECLKFLDIDPPIYISTVGDLPASSGLGGSSSFAVGLLNALHAYRGERVGPGRLAEEASHIEIDVLKQPIGKQDQYASAFGGLNYFAFKSDGSVMVEQKHVSDDTIQGLFGSLVMFWTGHQRSAESVLAEQQRNTEHKMELLRKMRDHAQELQTIASNGRLDVLDFGRVLDEGWHLKRELASTITTSQIDGWYERATDAGAIGGKLCGAGGGGFLLFVVEPEKKARVREALSELMEVPIEHEVHGSQIIVPAAG, encoded by the coding sequence GTGACCCGGACCCCCCTCCGTGTGAGCTTCGCGGGCGGCGGGAGTGACCTGCCGGCGTTCTATGAACGCGAGTTCGGCGCCGTCTTCAGCACGGCGATCTCCAGCTACGTCTGGGTCACGATCAAACCTCACAGCGAGCTCTTCTTCGAGCCCATACGACTGAACTACTCCAAGAGCGAAGAGGTCCAGTCGATCGAGGAGATCGAGAACGACATCGCGAGAGAGTGCCTGAAGTTCCTGGATATCGATCCGCCCATCTACATCAGCACCGTCGGCGATCTCCCGGCGTCTTCAGGGCTGGGCGGCTCGAGCTCCTTCGCCGTAGGTCTGCTCAACGCGTTGCACGCATATCGAGGGGAACGAGTGGGTCCCGGCCGCCTCGCGGAGGAGGCCTCACATATCGAGATCGACGTCTTGAAGCAGCCGATCGGCAAGCAGGACCAATACGCCTCGGCGTTCGGAGGCCTCAACTACTTCGCGTTCAAGTCCGACGGCTCGGTCATGGTGGAACAGAAGCATGTCAGCGACGACACCATTCAGGGGCTGTTCGGGAGTCTCGTGATGTTCTGGACCGGCCACCAGCGTTCGGCGGAGTCCGTACTCGCCGAACAGCAGCGCAACACCGAGCACAAGATGGAGCTGCTGCGGAAGATGCGTGACCACGCCCAGGAGCTCCAGACGATCGCCTCTAACGGGCGTCTGGATGTCCTCGACTTCGGCCGGGTGCTCGATGAGGGGTGGCACCTGAAACGCGAGCTCGCGAGCACGATCACCACTTCCCAGATCGACGGGTGGTACGAGCGCGCGACCGATGCTGGGGCGATCGGCGGAAAGCTTTGCGGCGCAGGCGGCGGTGGGTTCCTTCTATTCGTCGTCGAGCCCGAGAAGAAGGCGCGGGTGCGCGAGGCATTGTCGGAGTTGATGGAGGTGCCGATCGAACACGAGGTCCACGGCTCGCAGATCATCGTCCCGGCGGCGGGCTGA
- a CDS encoding DUF4910 domain-containing protein, whose amino-acid sequence MRDFLHGFDPGTSGSRMFGFVEELFPICRSITGDGLRETLRRIAKRVPMDVHEVQTGTHVFDWTVPNEWNIRDAYIADQDGRRVVDFRQHNLHVVGYSVPVDARMSLSELKEHVHTLPDQPDVIPYRTSYYSEAWGFCMQDERLQQLADGDYDVRIDSSLEPGSLTYGEVVLPGGTEEEVLISSHCCHPSLANDNLSGIALATQLIEHLQDMSLRYSYRFLFVPGTIGPITWLASNEDRVHRIKHGLVVTGVGAPGAFTYKRSRRGDAPIDRAAAHVLQHSGYAYRIVDFSPYGYDERQYCSPGFDLPVGSLTRGLHGEYPEYHTSSDDLDFVRPAALAESLRIYLEIIDVLENDGICVNLSPKGEPQLGKRGLYPSVGAQGVSAELMGRLWVLNLSDGRNTLLNVAERANLPFGLVKNAAGALLDGGLLKPVR is encoded by the coding sequence ATGCGCGACTTCCTTCACGGCTTCGACCCGGGCACGAGCGGCTCGCGCATGTTCGGGTTCGTCGAGGAGCTGTTCCCGATCTGTCGAAGCATCACCGGCGACGGTCTCCGCGAAACGTTGCGCCGCATCGCGAAGCGAGTCCCGATGGACGTTCACGAGGTCCAGACGGGCACGCACGTATTCGATTGGACGGTGCCGAACGAGTGGAACATCCGCGATGCGTACATCGCCGATCAGGATGGACGTCGTGTGGTCGACTTCCGCCAGCACAACCTTCATGTCGTTGGCTACAGCGTTCCCGTCGATGCACGCATGTCGCTGTCGGAGCTCAAGGAGCACGTGCACACGCTTCCCGATCAGCCCGATGTGATCCCCTACCGGACCTCCTACTACTCGGAGGCATGGGGGTTTTGCATGCAGGATGAGCGACTGCAGCAGCTTGCCGACGGCGATTACGACGTCCGGATCGACTCGTCGCTCGAGCCTGGGAGCTTGACGTACGGCGAGGTGGTGTTGCCGGGTGGCACGGAGGAGGAGGTCCTGATCTCGTCCCACTGCTGCCACCCGTCGTTGGCCAACGACAACTTGTCCGGCATCGCCCTCGCGACGCAGTTGATCGAGCACCTCCAAGACATGTCACTTCGGTACTCGTACCGGTTCCTGTTCGTGCCGGGCACGATTGGACCGATCACCTGGCTCGCGTCCAACGAAGATCGGGTTCACCGGATCAAACACGGCCTCGTCGTGACGGGAGTCGGCGCGCCCGGAGCATTCACGTACAAGAGGAGCCGTCGCGGCGACGCGCCGATCGATCGGGCCGCCGCTCACGTCCTCCAGCACTCGGGTTACGCCTACCGGATCGTCGACTTCTCCCCATACGGGTACGACGAAAGGCAGTACTGCTCTCCGGGCTTCGACCTTCCCGTCGGATCGCTGACTCGGGGGCTGCATGGCGAGTATCCCGAGTACCACACGTCGAGCGACGACCTGGATTTCGTCCGGCCTGCCGCTCTGGCGGAATCCCTCCGCATCTACCTCGAAATCATCGACGTGCTCGAGAACGACGGGATCTGCGTCAACCTGAGCCCGAAAGGCGAGCCCCAGCTCGGGAAGCGCGGATTGTACCCGAGTGTTGGGGCGCAAGGCGTTTCAGCCGAACTCATGGGGCGGCTGTGGGTTCTCAACCTCTCTGACGGGCGCAATACCCTGCTGAACGTGGCCGAACGAGCCAACCTGCCGTTCGGGCTCGTCAAGAACGCTGCGGGAGCCCTCCTCGATGGAGGGCTACTGAAACCCGTTCGCTGA
- a CDS encoding glycosyltransferase, with amino-acid sequence MSTPQVSVVIPTHDRRDLLMLTLRTVLWQEDVELEVIVVDDGSTDGTDEAVAAIDDPRVRSLRHDTPLGVSTTRNHGIDNARGTWIAFLDDDDLWAPTKLRAQLSNAAAAHATWCYTGAVKIDRQQRMMGGTPPEPPAVVLTRLPSVNLVPGGCSGVIATRASVQTAGGFDARLVNLADWDLWVRLGQTSQPACVADPLVGYRIHPAQASLDIDLILNEAALMDGRKGISIDRGPLHHYLAHRALNAGWRRKALAHFARAAFLGELVPVSTHLWAMARYRLAERLSLPRRQDRHAAWRAQAHTWLRALEVPVDRPMPTDR; translated from the coding sequence ATGAGTACACCGCAGGTGTCCGTGGTGATCCCCACGCATGATCGGCGCGATCTGCTCATGCTCACGCTTCGGACCGTCTTGTGGCAGGAAGACGTCGAGCTGGAGGTCATCGTCGTGGACGACGGCTCCACCGATGGAACGGACGAAGCGGTGGCCGCGATCGATGACCCTCGTGTCCGATCGCTTCGGCATGACACCCCGCTTGGTGTGAGCACCACGCGGAACCACGGGATCGACAACGCGCGTGGAACGTGGATCGCGTTCCTCGACGACGATGATTTGTGGGCTCCAACGAAGCTTCGGGCACAGCTCTCGAACGCCGCCGCGGCCCACGCGACGTGGTGCTACACGGGCGCGGTCAAGATCGATCGGCAGCAGCGGATGATGGGTGGGACGCCCCCGGAACCGCCCGCCGTTGTGTTGACGCGGCTACCCAGCGTGAACCTCGTACCCGGAGGGTGCTCGGGTGTCATCGCGACCCGCGCGTCGGTCCAGACGGCCGGCGGGTTCGACGCGCGCCTCGTCAATCTCGCGGATTGGGACCTGTGGGTCCGACTCGGCCAAACCAGCCAGCCTGCCTGCGTCGCCGATCCCCTCGTCGGGTACCGGATCCATCCGGCGCAGGCGTCGCTCGACATCGACCTGATCCTGAATGAGGCGGCATTGATGGACGGCCGGAAGGGCATCTCGATCGACCGGGGTCCGCTCCATCACTACCTTGCCCATCGTGCCCTCAACGCCGGCTGGCGCCGGAAAGCCCTGGCGCACTTCGCGCGAGCGGCGTTCCTGGGTGAGCTCGTACCCGTCAGCACGCACCTGTGGGCGATGGCGCGATACCGTCTCGCCGAGCGGCTGTCGCTCCCTCGTCGCCAGGATCGCCACGCGGCGTGGAGGGCCCAGGCGCACACGTGGTTACGGGCGCTCGAGGTGCCGGTCGACCGTCCGATGCCGACCGATCGCTAG
- a CDS encoding class I SAM-dependent methyltransferase, whose protein sequence is MLTLGSTRTIEACIVCGSNDLKPFLDLGSTPLANRFLTREELEMPEPAYPLRVAYCTDCSHVQLSEVVPPRDMFEDYLYVSSASDTLRGHLFDLSAIMSDRRGLTTDDLVVDIGCNDGALLEGFQRFGVRTLGVDPAKNLADLARDTGIERYVDLFDSRSADEIVDRWGRAALIMATNTFPHIPDLHDFMEGIEKALQPGGAFVIEAHYLLDMIEQGAFDTIYHEHVSYWSLGPLMRLLEQHGFQVVDAERVPLHHGQLRVTMQRNGERDPDARVEQILAVERERGLGRKQTFEAFAERTANVKRVLSRMLEDRRSAGVRVVGYGAPAKGNTLLSYLEIGPDKIGYIVDRSPLKQGRFTPGSHIPIVPVERLLKDQPDAVVLFAWNFVDEIVQQQVEYRRRGGRFIVPIPTPFELTHEDIEAVSAR, encoded by the coding sequence ATGCTCACGCTCGGCTCGACTCGCACCATCGAGGCGTGCATCGTCTGCGGGTCGAACGACCTGAAGCCGTTCCTGGATCTCGGCTCGACCCCACTAGCGAACCGGTTCCTCACGCGCGAGGAACTCGAGATGCCGGAGCCCGCATACCCGCTCCGCGTTGCGTACTGCACCGATTGCTCTCACGTCCAGCTGTCCGAGGTCGTGCCGCCCAGGGACATGTTCGAGGACTACCTGTACGTCTCTTCGGCGTCGGACACGCTCCGAGGACACCTGTTCGATCTCAGCGCGATCATGAGCGACCGCCGCGGGCTGACCACAGACGATCTAGTCGTCGACATCGGTTGCAACGACGGTGCTTTACTGGAGGGGTTTCAACGCTTCGGCGTCCGGACGCTCGGCGTCGATCCGGCCAAGAACCTCGCCGATCTGGCACGAGATACCGGCATCGAGCGATACGTCGATCTGTTCGACTCGCGCTCGGCCGACGAGATCGTCGACCGGTGGGGGCGGGCTGCGCTCATCATGGCGACGAACACGTTCCCGCACATCCCCGATCTCCACGACTTCATGGAGGGGATCGAGAAGGCGCTCCAGCCCGGTGGTGCCTTCGTCATCGAAGCCCACTACCTGCTCGACATGATCGAACAGGGAGCTTTCGACACCATCTACCACGAGCATGTGTCGTACTGGTCCCTGGGTCCATTGATGCGCCTGCTCGAGCAGCATGGGTTCCAGGTCGTCGACGCGGAACGGGTTCCCCTTCATCACGGGCAGCTTCGGGTCACGATGCAGCGGAACGGCGAGCGAGACCCCGACGCTCGAGTTGAACAGATCCTGGCCGTCGAACGAGAGCGCGGCCTCGGGCGCAAACAAACGTTCGAGGCGTTCGCGGAACGAACGGCGAACGTGAAGCGAGTCCTGTCTCGGATGCTGGAGGATCGACGAAGCGCGGGGGTTCGCGTGGTCGGGTATGGCGCCCCGGCCAAGGGCAATACCCTTCTGAGCTACCTCGAGATCGGCCCTGACAAGATCGGATACATCGTCGACCGCAGCCCGCTCAAACAGGGACGATTCACTCCGGGATCGCACATACCGATCGTGCCCGTGGAGCGACTCCTTAAGGATCAACCCGATGCGGTCGTGCTCTTCGCGTGGAACTTCGTCGACGAGATCGTGCAGCAGCAGGTCGAGTACCGTAGGCGTGGGGGGCGCTTCATCGTGCCGATCCCCACGCCGTTCGAACTGACGCACGAGGACATCGAGGCAGTCTCGGCGCGCTGA
- a CDS encoding sulfotransferase: MTDLDGLDASLTLDIANADPIFILGIMPRSGTNFLLDLLRLHPRCAPAREPVKEDFFVEQSDHLLAYAQDVRQRWDPMWGSFDDELMRRLYASLGDGLLSFLWVDRDRRLVAKTPSVRNIDRFFTFFPRARLLVLVRDGRSVVQSCMSTLGWDFDRAAKGWAAAADEIRRFQLIRPSSRERFLVVRYEDLLDDLKGSLSDILRFVELDVEEFDFDAAASVPVRGSSEYFGSGRTSVHWEPVPKGPEFDPKERWRSWSPDQHERFEWIAGRQSRYLGYPPSFDPVRAPSSVLRQRLLDARSRCKTTARSAAYHARVKLGTATRPLRERLGLVRTDR; encoded by the coding sequence ATGACCGACCTTGACGGACTGGACGCCTCGTTGACCCTCGACATCGCGAACGCCGATCCGATCTTCATCCTTGGCATCATGCCAAGGAGCGGGACGAACTTCTTGCTGGATCTGCTGCGTCTACATCCGCGTTGTGCTCCCGCGCGTGAGCCGGTGAAGGAGGACTTCTTCGTCGAGCAGTCGGATCACCTGCTGGCGTACGCCCAAGATGTTCGGCAACGATGGGATCCGATGTGGGGATCGTTCGACGACGAGCTGATGCGACGGCTGTACGCGAGCCTCGGAGACGGCTTGCTCTCGTTTTTGTGGGTCGACCGCGATCGGCGGCTCGTTGCCAAGACGCCGAGCGTTCGGAACATCGATCGTTTCTTCACTTTCTTCCCCCGCGCGCGCTTGCTGGTTCTCGTGCGCGATGGACGCTCGGTCGTTCAGTCGTGCATGTCCACGTTGGGTTGGGACTTCGACCGTGCCGCGAAGGGTTGGGCCGCAGCGGCCGACGAGATCCGCCGGTTCCAACTGATCCGGCCATCCAGCCGCGAGCGCTTTCTCGTCGTCCGGTACGAGGACCTGCTCGACGACCTCAAAGGATCGCTTTCGGACATCCTTCGCTTCGTGGAGTTGGATGTAGAGGAGTTCGATTTCGACGCCGCCGCGAGCGTGCCCGTTCGTGGCTCCTCGGAGTACTTCGGTTCCGGACGCACCTCCGTGCATTGGGAGCCCGTCCCGAAGGGGCCGGAGTTCGATCCGAAGGAACGGTGGCGATCCTGGAGCCCTGACCAGCACGAGCGGTTCGAGTGGATCGCCGGCCGACAGTCGCGCTACCTCGGCTATCCGCCTTCATTCGACCCTGTCCGGGCGCCCAGTAGCGTTCTGCGGCAGCGTCTTCTCGACGCACGTTCGCGTTGCAAGACGACCGCTCGATCGGCGGCATATCACGCGAGGGTGAAGCTAGGTACGGCGACGCGGCCGCTGCGCGAACGCCTGGGTCTCGTCCGCACCGATCGATGA